From the genome of Scytonema hofmannii PCC 7110, one region includes:
- a CDS encoding DUF362 domain-containing protein → MKFTSVSLIRANSYEQQSLYAALKILLEPLGGMAAFIKPGDRVLLKPNLLTGSRPGKECITRPELVYCVAQMVKAMGGQPFLGDSPTFNSAKGVAKASGYLPVAEELNLPIVELHSKRYQTESQEFQHLLLSKEAMEADVVINLPKVKSHSQLILTLGVKNLFGCVPGNTKAWWHMEIGSDSFRFGKMLVETARAINPDLTIIDGIIGHEGNGPSDGEPRYLGLLGASENVFALDRAIVEVLKVDPAVVPTVTAAREIELCPDLTAIHFPHLKPQDIQILDWQLPIKYIPIDFGLPGVVRFTLKSLFSRLMKERVNFPHAKEMT, encoded by the coding sequence ATGAAATTTACTTCTGTTAGCTTAATTCGTGCAAATTCTTACGAGCAACAGTCGCTATATGCTGCGTTAAAAATCTTGTTGGAGCCATTGGGAGGAATGGCTGCGTTTATAAAACCAGGCGATCGCGTTCTCTTAAAACCCAATCTATTAACAGGTTCGCGACCTGGAAAAGAGTGCATCACTCGTCCAGAATTAGTCTACTGCGTTGCTCAAATGGTCAAAGCAATGGGCGGTCAACCTTTCTTAGGAGATAGCCCAACCTTCAACAGTGCCAAGGGAGTCGCAAAGGCATCAGGTTATTTACCTGTTGCTGAAGAACTAAATCTCCCCATTGTGGAATTACACAGCAAACGATACCAAACAGAGAGTCAAGAGTTTCAGCATTTGTTGCTTAGCAAAGAAGCAATGGAAGCAGATGTTGTGATTAACTTACCTAAGGTGAAATCCCACTCACAACTCATATTAACGCTAGGCGTGAAAAACTTATTTGGTTGCGTACCAGGTAACACAAAAGCTTGGTGGCATATGGAGATTGGCTCAGATAGTTTTCGCTTTGGCAAAATGCTGGTTGAAACAGCACGAGCTATCAATCCAGACCTGACCATTATTGATGGCATTATTGGACATGAAGGCAACGGTCCGAGTGATGGAGAACCACGCTATCTGGGCTTATTAGGAGCTTCTGAGAATGTATTTGCCCTAGACAGAGCGATCGTGGAGGTCTTGAAAGTAGATCCAGCAGTTGTTCCAACAGTGACTGCTGCAAGGGAAATAGAACTTTGTCCGGATCTAACGGCGATTCATTTCCCTCATTTAAAACCGCAAGATATCCAAATTTTAGATTGGCAACTCCCTATTAAATACATCCCAATAGACTTTGGTTTACCTGGTGTGGTTAGATTTACGCTCAAATCTTTGTTTAGCAGACTTATGAAAGAACGGGTGAATTTTCCCCATGCCAAAGAAATGACTTAA
- a CDS encoding ester cyclase gives MPTINGNASESIEENKAIVRRFLEEVFNRRNLTAIDELVAVNAIDHYKQGLTLWLLLSAFPDFRITIRTMIAENDKVAVVSTLYGTHQGSLMGIPSSNKPVSIIKADIFRIEHGKIAEIWQNGDYIGLMQQIGAVDVRRLTYHLQVATEIGTKAPPAVVTTKVQSL, from the coding sequence ATGCCAACTATCAACGGAAATGCCTCCGAGTCCATAGAAGAAAATAAGGCAATTGTTCGTCGTTTTTTGGAAGAGGTTTTCAACCGCAGAAATCTCACCGCAATAGATGAACTTGTTGCTGTTAATGCCATCGATCATTACAAACAAGGCTTGACTTTGTGGTTGCTGCTTTCTGCTTTTCCTGACTTTCGCATCACCATTAGAACCATGATCGCAGAAAATGACAAAGTTGCAGTTGTCTCAACTTTGTATGGGACACATCAAGGTTCGCTCATGGGCATTCCGTCCTCTAACAAACCCGTGTCTATAATAAAGGCAGATATCTTCCGTATAGAACATGGCAAGATTGCAGAAATTTGGCAAAACGGAGACTACATCGGTTTGATGCAACAAATTGGGGCTGTTGATGTCCGACGTCTAACTTATCACTTACAAGTTGCAACAGAAATTGGCACTAAAGCACCACCTGCGGTTGTCACAACCAAGGTACAATCACTTTGA
- a CDS encoding Dyp-type peroxidase: MLVESGKTIATSSAREKTNTQQEPVLEIGEIQGHILPGFNKDYHTFLFLEIIEVQQVKHWLHQIHSSIITLEAILNSHQRDQKTENSCHELNIWLNIAFSFNGLSKLINDTDLFTDAAFKDGLHNRSELLGDPSDRNAEGNCHNWVIGGFNNVPDIILIIAGDELHCVANKVNQIETNLNSGLKIMFQQAAAVLPPPLKGHEHFGFRDCISQPCVRGRISDEPDSFLTPRHAPAHLHQEQPIQDLIWPGEFIFGYPRQNPVDKLLPGAIAEASPAWARNGSFLVFRRLRQDVEVFQEFIKTAVKKLSADNPALADIYPEKLAAKLMGRWFRGTPILHAPDSDNNVEIAQNSLLSDYFTYEGSNDFVFNDISGKDNSRECLHMSGDVMGLICPHAAHIRKAFPRDTKTLGGSEADTQTHRLLRRGIPFGEPFPAPGERGLLFFAYQTSIERQFEFITTNWINNFNFPDSGAGYDPIVGQNNNLGENRIRTWTLPIKNTDGHLTKISIELPTDWVIPTGGGYFFAPSISGLKHLAGASLN, from the coding sequence ATGTTAGTTGAATCAGGAAAGACGATCGCTACATCCTCTGCACGGGAAAAGACGAACACCCAACAAGAACCTGTACTGGAAATTGGTGAGATTCAGGGTCATATTCTGCCTGGATTCAACAAAGATTATCATACATTTCTTTTTCTTGAGATTATAGAAGTACAACAGGTCAAGCATTGGCTGCATCAAATTCACTCCAGTATTATCACTCTTGAAGCGATATTAAACTCTCATCAACGCGATCAGAAAACGGAAAATTCTTGCCATGAACTCAACATTTGGCTCAATATTGCTTTTTCTTTTAATGGACTGAGCAAGCTGATTAATGATACCGATCTATTTACTGATGCAGCATTCAAAGATGGTTTACATAACCGCTCCGAGCTATTAGGCGATCCGAGCGATCGCAATGCTGAAGGCAACTGCCACAATTGGGTTATTGGTGGTTTTAACAATGTTCCCGATATCATATTAATTATCGCTGGTGACGAGCTTCATTGTGTAGCGAACAAAGTCAATCAGATAGAAACAAACTTAAACAGTGGCTTGAAAATAATGTTTCAGCAAGCCGCAGCAGTTTTGCCTCCTCCCTTAAAGGGTCACGAACATTTTGGCTTCCGTGATTGCATCTCTCAGCCTTGTGTTCGAGGGCGAATTTCAGACGAGCCTGACAGCTTTCTCACACCGCGCCACGCTCCCGCTCATTTGCACCAGGAGCAGCCAATCCAGGATTTAATTTGGCCTGGTGAATTCATCTTTGGCTACCCTCGACAGAATCCAGTTGATAAACTTTTGCCAGGAGCAATTGCCGAAGCTAGTCCTGCTTGGGCTAGAAACGGCTCTTTTTTAGTTTTTCGGAGGTTACGTCAGGACGTTGAAGTTTTTCAAGAGTTTATTAAAACTGCTGTCAAAAAACTGAGTGCGGACAATCCTGCACTTGCTGATATTTACCCTGAAAAATTAGCAGCAAAATTAATGGGGCGTTGGTTCAGGGGTACGCCAATTCTCCACGCACCAGATAGTGACAATAATGTGGAAATTGCCCAAAACAGTTTGCTGAGTGATTACTTTACTTATGAAGGTTCCAACGACTTCGTTTTCAACGATATTTCTGGAAAAGACAATTCTCGTGAGTGTTTACATATGTCAGGGGATGTGATGGGATTAATTTGTCCTCACGCTGCTCATATTCGTAAGGCGTTTCCACGCGATACAAAGACTCTTGGTGGTAGTGAAGCAGATACTCAAACCCATCGCCTGCTTCGTCGGGGAATTCCATTTGGGGAACCATTTCCTGCTCCAGGAGAAAGAGGTTTATTATTTTTTGCCTATCAAACTTCAATTGAACGGCAATTTGAGTTCATTACCACGAATTGGATTAATAATTTTAACTTTCCTGATAGTGGTGCTGGATACGATCCTATTGTTGGTCAAAATAATAATCTTGGAGAAAACCGCATTCGGACTTGGACTTTGCCGATAAAAAACACTGATGGTCATCTTACAAAGATTTCTATAGAGCTTCCCACGGATTGGGTCATTCCAACAGGTGGAGGCTATTTCTTTGCTCCCTCCATCAGTGGCTTAAAGCATTTAGCGGGAGCATCATTAAACTAA
- a CDS encoding ester cyclase, whose translation MLTPEQLEEKKIVVRRWVEQVFNGKNLAAVDELKIANYVDWTPFPGQGPALRGFKPVLELFLTAFPDFHYRIEDELAEGDLVVFRGTWRGTHQREFMGLPPTGREVTGQRIDTFRVIGDKMVEHWGCGNELDVMQLIGAIPSEQ comes from the coding sequence ATGTTAACTCCAGAACAACTAGAGGAAAAAAAGATTGTCGTTCGTCGCTGGGTAGAACAAGTTTTCAATGGGAAAAATTTAGCGGCTGTAGATGAACTCAAGATAGCAAACTACGTTGACTGGACTCCTTTTCCCGGTCAAGGACCAGCATTAAGAGGATTTAAACCTGTTTTAGAACTCTTTTTAACGGCCTTTCCTGACTTTCATTACAGAATTGAGGATGAACTAGCTGAAGGAGATTTGGTCGTATTTCGGGGTACTTGGAGAGGAACTCATCAACGTGAGTTCATGGGACTTCCACCCACTGGACGTGAGGTGACAGGACAGCGAATCGATACTTTTCGAGTTATTGGTGACAAGATGGTGGAACACTGGGGTTGTGGTAACGAATTAGATGTCATGCAACTTATTGGTGCTATTCCTTCAGAACAGTAG